Proteins from a single region of Nerophis ophidion isolate RoL-2023_Sa linkage group LG08, RoL_Noph_v1.0, whole genome shotgun sequence:
- the lcmt1 gene encoding leucine carboxyl methyltransferase 1, translating to MAARHPFTDTDTSDEAVRATCDDATTCKRFAISKGYWTDPYIQYFVRSVGERKAPEINRGYYSRVKGVNHLLDAFIRKTKCDCQVINLGAGLDTTFWRLKDENILPRKFFEVDFPTVVARKIHYIKTKPPLSKPVIETHSTDSLLLDAHSLDSDRYCIIGADLRDIATLYEKLKKFQLNPELPTLLLSECVLVYMTPAQSSSLVHWAAETFHTAMFINYEQVNMNDRFGQVMIENLQRRQCTLAGVEVCRSLDSQKERFLQSGWDHADALDMVTVYSMLPQDEVERIERLEFLDEKELLHQLLQHYSICWATKDKLRLGLSQLAF from the exons ATGGCAGCTCGGCACCCCTTCACAGACACTGATACTTCTGATGAAGCAGTTCGAGCGACGTGTGACGATGCCACGACTTGCAAAAG GTTTGCTATCAGTAAAGGATACTGGACAGACCCTTATATCCAGTATTTTGTCAGATCTGTCGGTGAGCGAAAGGCACCTGAAATCAACAGAG GATACTACAGCCGCGTGAAAGGTGTCAACCATCTCCTTGATGCATTTATAAGAAAAACAAAATGTGACTGTCAAGTGATCAACCTTGGTGCCGGGCTGGACACCACCTTCTGGAGACTTAAG GATGAAAACATCTTGCCGAGGAAGTTCTTTGAGGTTGATTTTCCTACTGTTGTGGCCAGGAAAATACACTATATAAA GACTAAACCACCCTTATCCAAGCCTGTCATCGAAACACACTCAACTGACTCCTTGCTACTAG ATGCCCACAGTCTTGATTCGGATCGGTATTGTATCATCGGAGCAGACCTCAGAGACATTGCTACTTTGTATGAAAAACTGAAGAAGTTCCAGCTTAACCCCGA GTTGCCTACATTGCTCTTGTCGGAGTGTGTGCTTGTCTACATGACGCCCGCTCAGTCCTCCAGTTTAGTTCACTGGGCTGCAGAAACCTTTCACACGGCCATGTTCATCAACTATGAACAG GTGAACATGAACGACCGTTTTGGCCAAGTAATGATCGAAAACCTTCAGCGGCGTCAGTGCACGCTGGCGGGAGTCGAGGTCTGCCGGTCTCTGGACTCTCAG AAGGAGCGATTTCTCCAGTCGGGTTGGGATCATGCCGATGCTCTGGACATGGTGACAGTGTACAGTATGCTTCCTCAGGATGAAGTGGAAAG AATTGAGCGTCTGGAGTTCCTGGATGAAAAAGAGTTATTGCACCAGCTCCTGCAGCATTACAGCATCTGCTGGGCCACCAAAGACAAGCTCAGACTAG GTTTGTCACAGTTGGCGTTTTGA
- the LOC133557991 gene encoding solute carrier family 2, facilitated glucose transporter member 11-like, with protein MTLIKRTGNTEGEETSDRTLALTVCSAAIGGTFQYGYNISIINAPTSYIQTFINETYRTRWGAGLDAPHVTLLWTLIVSAFPLGGLLGALLAGPMAVHFGRKKSLLLNNSFLFVGAALVLLCRVARSFEMIIFARFLVGINSGVSMNVQPMYFGESAPKHLRGAVAFSSAVFTAFGIFLGQIVGLTEVLGTQLLWPYLLASNMLPGVVQMLTLPWFPESPRYLLIDRGDREACVQALQRLRGGVAPVLEIQEMLEECQRQSNAGSASSVKTPCSLFKDRNLRSQLRTVMMASSAMMLCGNDSIYFYASYIFFEAGIPADKIQYITIGTGASELTASILSNLLIERVGRKGLLVGGYTLMSCWTVVFTIALTLQRQGVNGMSYLSMVCVFSYILSFGLGPAGVTGILPAEIFDQSARPAAYMVAGSLMWLSLFLVGMLFPFIVSNLGSFCFLPFLVVCLVSAVFLGLTFPETKGKSLQEITAEFDRKNGRKEEGVMEVHNEMVEISSFSTLADLDNKNSL; from the coding sequence ATGACTCTCATTAAGCGAACAGGAAATACAGAAGGAGAAGAAACAAGTGACAGAACACTTGCCCTGACTGTGTGCTCAGCTGCCATTGGAGGCACCTTCCAGTATGGATACAATATTTCCATTATCAACGCTCCAACCAGCTACATCCAGACTTTCATCAATGAAACCTACAGGACACGCTGGGGTGCAGGCTTGGATGCTCCCCATGTGACTCTGCTGTGGACTCTTATCGTATCTGCTTTCCCGCTGGGAGGTCTCCTCGGGGCCCTGCTAGCCGGCCCAATGGCTGTCCACTTTGGGCGGAAGAAGTCTCTGCTTTTGAACAACTCATTTTTGTTTGTAGGTGCGGCTTTGGTTCTTCTGTGCAGGGTTGCACGATCATTCGAGATGATCATATTCGCTCGGTTCCTCGTGGGGATTAATTCTGGTGTCAGTATGAATGTCCAGCCCATGTACTTTGGGGAAAGCGCTCCCAAACACCTACGAGGAGCTGTGGCGTTTTCCTCTGCTGTTTTCACTGCTTTTGGGATTTTCTTGGGTCAAATTGTGGGACTGACTGAGGTGTTGGGCACACAGCTTCTCTGGCCCTACTTACTCGCCAGCAACATGCTTCCAGGCGTGGTCCAGATGCTTACACTACCCTGGTTCCCCGAAAGCCCCAGATATCTGCTCATTGACCGCGGTGACAGGGAAGCATGCGTCCAAGCCCTTCAAAGACTCCGTGGTGGCGTGGCTCCAGTTTTAGAAATACAGGAAATGCTTGAAGAATGTCAGAGGCAATCAAACGCTGGATCTGCATCTTCTGTTAAGACACCTTGTTCCCTTTTTAAAGATCGTAACCTGCGATCCCAACTTAGAACGGTCATGATGGCCAGTAGTGCCATGATGCTTTGTGGCAATGACTCCATCTACTTCTATGCATCTTACATCTTCTTTGAGGCAGGCATTCCTGCAGATAAAATCCAGTATATAACCATTGGAACGGGAGCATCTGAACTGACTGCATCGATACTGAGCAACCTCCTAATTGAGCGAGTGGGCCGGAAGGGTCTCCTTGTAGGAGGCTACACTCTTATGTCATGCTGGACTGTAGTCTTCACAATAGCCCTCACACTCCAAAGACAAGGAGTGAATGGGATGTCCTATCTCAGCATGGTGTGTGTTTTCTCCTACATCCTTAGCTTCGGTTTAGGTCCTGCAGGTGTAACCGGTATTCTACCAGCAGAGATCTTTGACCAGTCGGCCAGACCTGCAGCGTACATGGTCGCCGGATCTCTAATGTGGCTCAGTCTTTTCCTAGTGGGAATGTTGTTTCCCTTCATCGTAAGCAACCTGGGGAGCTTTTGCTTCTTGCCATTTTTGGTTGTGTGTTTAGTGTCAGCTGTGTTTCTGGGGTTAACGTTCCCAGAGACAAAAGGCAAGAGCCTGCAGGAGATTACGGCAGAGTTTGATAGAAAGAATGGACGGAAAGAGGAGGGGGTCATGGAGGTTCACAATGAGATGGTTGAGATCAGCTCCTTCTCTACCTTAGCAGATCTTGACAATAAGAACAGTCTCTGA
- the LOC133557994 gene encoding RNA-binding protein with serine-rich domain 1-like isoform X2 has protein sequence MAPSPTKKKEDDRSKQRGQQKAGVLKDVVDKERNRGTNRTRPGASSRSSSSSSSGSSSISSSGSSSNSGSSSSSSSSSSPSPSRQRQNKQRSCSKSKSTRKDDRERRKRSPTPKPTKVYLGRLTRNVIKEHLQEIFSTYGKIKRIDMPMNRIHPHLSKGFAYIEFENPEEAEQALKYMDGGQIDGQEITVIAVLTPRARTPARRLSPPRRMPPPPQLWRRTPPRMRRRSPRRRSPVRRRSRSPGRRRHRSRSSSNSSR, from the exons AT GGCACCTTCGCCAACCAAAAAGAAAGAGGATGACAGGAGTAAACAACGAGGTCAACAGAAAGCTGGAGTCTTAAAAGATGTAGTTGATAAAGAGCGAAACAGGGGGACAAACAGAACACGACCTGGTGCTTCTAGTCGGAGCAGCAG CTCCAGTAGCTCAGGTTCTAGTTCCATCTCATCCAGCGGGAGCTCTTCCAACTCAGGTTCCTCCAGCTCATCCTCTTCGTCATCCTCGCCAAGCCCCAGCCGTCAGCGGCAGAACAAACAACGCTCCTGCTCAAA GTCCAAATCGACCAGGAAAGACGACCGGGAACGTCGAAAGAGGAGTCCCACTCCAAAACCCACCAAGGTCTACCTGGGCCGGCTGACAAGAAATGTAATCAAG GAGCACCTCCAGGAAATTTTCTCCACCTATGGCAAGATCAAGCGGATTGACATGCCCATGAACCGCATTCACCCTCATCTGTCCAAAGGCTTCGCCTACATCGAGTTTGAGAACCCTGAAGAAGCAGAACAAGCACTTAAATACATGGATGGAG GACAGATTGATGGTCAGGAGATAACAGTCATAGCTGTCCTGACACCTAGGGCGCGCACACCTGCTAGGAGGCTGTCCCCGCCCCGCAGGATGCCGCCTCCACCTCAGCTGTGGCGACGCACTCCGCCTCGTATGAGGAGAAG GTCTCCACGGCGACGCTCACCAGTCCGGCGCAGGTCCAGATCGCCTGGCCGCCGTCGACACCGGTCCCGTTCCAGTTCCAACTCATCCCGCTAG
- the LOC133557994 gene encoding RNA-binding protein with serine-rich domain 1-like isoform X1: METFSRAPSPTKKKEDDRSKQRGQQKAGVLKDVVDKERNRGTNRTRPGASSRSSSSSSSGSSSISSSGSSSNSGSSSSSSSSSSPSPSRQRQNKQRSCSKSKSTRKDDRERRKRSPTPKPTKVYLGRLTRNVIKEHLQEIFSTYGKIKRIDMPMNRIHPHLSKGFAYIEFENPEEAEQALKYMDGGQIDGQEITVIAVLTPRARTPARRLSPPRRMPPPPQLWRRTPPRMRRRSPRRRSPVRRRSRSPGRRRHRSRSSSNSSR; this comes from the exons ATGGAAACTTTCTCCAGGGCACCTTCGCCAACCAAAAAGAAAGAGGATGACAGGAGTAAACAACGAGGTCAACAGAAAGCTGGAGTCTTAAAAGATGTAGTTGATAAAGAGCGAAACAGGGGGACAAACAGAACACGACCTGGTGCTTCTAGTCGGAGCAGCAG CTCCAGTAGCTCAGGTTCTAGTTCCATCTCATCCAGCGGGAGCTCTTCCAACTCAGGTTCCTCCAGCTCATCCTCTTCGTCATCCTCGCCAAGCCCCAGCCGTCAGCGGCAGAACAAACAACGCTCCTGCTCAAA GTCCAAATCGACCAGGAAAGACGACCGGGAACGTCGAAAGAGGAGTCCCACTCCAAAACCCACCAAGGTCTACCTGGGCCGGCTGACAAGAAATGTAATCAAG GAGCACCTCCAGGAAATTTTCTCCACCTATGGCAAGATCAAGCGGATTGACATGCCCATGAACCGCATTCACCCTCATCTGTCCAAAGGCTTCGCCTACATCGAGTTTGAGAACCCTGAAGAAGCAGAACAAGCACTTAAATACATGGATGGAG GACAGATTGATGGTCAGGAGATAACAGTCATAGCTGTCCTGACACCTAGGGCGCGCACACCTGCTAGGAGGCTGTCCCCGCCCCGCAGGATGCCGCCTCCACCTCAGCTGTGGCGACGCACTCCGCCTCGTATGAGGAGAAG GTCTCCACGGCGACGCTCACCAGTCCGGCGCAGGTCCAGATCGCCTGGCCGCCGTCGACACCGGTCCCGTTCCAGTTCCAACTCATCCCGCTAG